The following proteins are co-located in the Candidatus Hydrogenedentota bacterium genome:
- a CDS encoding VWA domain-containing protein has translation MSHDKRNRTVLWGITLALVFPLLAASTAVRAQFAPSTSLEGYAFKIYRTESGLYPFVRVYMRTFDQNMQPLLNLNELNVGVMVDGRSYDPAKRQYTVQTLRTCDEAVQCVFVIDCSGSMAGPPFQAALNAATRFITNKRPQDQIGIIAVRDSDNLYELVSNFEKNSTVLGQRMLDLRADAKTTRLYDGIYAAIQMCGMTPTGGVNSADADYIASRSIIVFSDGKDEGSVMSRDDLMTRISNMTIPIPIYSLAYTRVERKYLGNLEALSKNTFGKYFDIGEALENMTRSVEDIQNIVQNDYVVTLRSYQPVDGRPHSLKIGLEYPSRSGRMTYQDTQFEAIEPPPLELVLQKQAVYNHHLKPLTPPDSPYLQNPYSAQTQPPAPSMPPEPPQGQ, from the coding sequence ACGGTATTGTGGGGAATCACGCTGGCGCTCGTATTTCCGCTGCTGGCCGCTTCAACCGCCGTCCGGGCCCAGTTCGCGCCTTCCACGAGTCTGGAAGGCTATGCGTTCAAGATCTACCGGACGGAATCGGGCTTGTATCCCTTTGTCCGGGTCTATATGCGCACCTTTGACCAGAACATGCAACCGCTCCTCAATCTGAATGAACTGAATGTGGGCGTCATGGTGGATGGCCGGTCGTACGACCCCGCCAAGCGGCAGTACACGGTGCAGACCTTGCGCACCTGCGATGAGGCGGTGCAGTGCGTCTTTGTAATCGACTGCAGCGGGAGCATGGCCGGCCCGCCGTTCCAGGCCGCCCTGAACGCCGCTACGCGCTTCATTACCAACAAGCGCCCGCAGGACCAGATCGGCATCATCGCCGTGCGGGATAGCGACAATCTATATGAACTGGTCTCCAATTTCGAGAAGAACAGCACCGTGCTGGGCCAAAGGATGCTCGACCTGCGGGCGGACGCCAAGACCACGCGCCTGTATGACGGCATCTACGCCGCTATCCAGATGTGCGGCATGACCCCGACGGGCGGCGTAAACTCCGCGGACGCGGACTATATCGCCTCTCGGTCGATCATCGTCTTCTCCGACGGGAAAGACGAGGGCAGCGTAATGTCGCGGGATGACCTGATGACGCGCATCAGCAACATGACCATTCCCATACCCATCTACTCGCTGGCCTACACGCGCGTGGAACGGAAGTACCTGGGGAACCTCGAAGCCCTGTCCAAGAACACATTCGGCAAATACTTCGATATCGGCGAAGCCCTCGAGAATATGACCCGCTCCGTCGAGGACATCCAGAATATCGTCCAGAACGACTACGTGGTTACCCTGCGGTCCTATCAGCCCGTCGACGGGCGGCCGCACAGCCTGAAGATCGGCCTGGAATACCCCTCGCGCAGCGGCCGCATGACCTATCAGGACACGCAGTTTGAAGCCATCGAGCCACCGCCGCTCGAACTCGTGTTGCAGAAACAGGCGGTGTACAATCACCACCTGAAACCGCTTACGCCGCCGGACAGTCCGTACCTGCAGAACCCCTATTCGGCGCAGACGCAACCCCCTGCCCCGAGCATGCCGCCTGAACCGCCGCAAGGACAATG